TATTGAAATGTAGTAGCAAGTGATTTATGCAGTAAAAGAATGGCTCGCATAGCCCGGGTAGTCGAACTAATTGATATTATGCGTAATTTTACAATGTGGggcgagttttttttttattttattggaaGTGGATATTTAAACGATCAATTTGTCGAACATGGTCCAAGTGATAAATGACCCAGATATGATTTCCatgaaaatcaaatgaaaattcatattatcaTGCTCGGAatctgaacaattttgaatacatatttttttcattataaatcattcatttttttttttttacacctgttcattttgtttttctagGTTCAATACGCAATAAACAACAACTTTAGTGGGGTCATGTTTTGGTCCCTTGATTTGGACGATTTTTTGGGCAGCCACTGTCACCAAGGGAAATATCCATTACTCTCAGTAGTAAAGAAAGTTTCGGAACTTCTAGCTCAAAATACAACACCAGACAGCGGACTAGTGACGCAGCCAATCAAAACCAAACCAACCACGACGACAGTATGGCCGCCAAAAGATGGCGGattcaaattatttatcatCGATTCAAGGAATTCCACACCACTCCTAACATTTCCATGTCTCATTCTTTTGCTATTATTTTCTCTGTGTGTCTTATTTATTAATCATCCTTAAGTGTCTTTTTGTGAATTGTTTGTTAACTTAAGATTAAACAAAATCTTAAGTTTCCTGTTTTGATAAACCGTCTTTAGTCTTTAACATTCTAAAATTTAGACCTGGTGAAACAAAGGTAACATTTCAAAAGACACTTATGTATTGCTGTTTACAAATTTACTGTAAAAACAGATAGGGTGCTTACAATTCAAGGGATAAATTGTGAGGGGACATTGTGATCCACTGGAACAAAGCAACGATGTTTTTCTTAACAAAAGGTAAACATTTAGGACCCAGAAGGCAAACTTTTTCAACCTTCagctaaatatctttataactCACCAACTATGTGCGATGGATTTGAAAATgtgtaaatatgaaaaaaacggtgaaaacaaaaattagtCACGAAATACAGTAGCATTTTTTGCCAAGTATTTTAAAGATTccaatgatttttaatatgcacaATGCTAGAAATTCCACGAGCCTCAATCTCGAGGACCTGCAGATTCTGATGCTTTACATTCGATAATATAAAACTGAAACTTTCTGTACATGATACCAtaaaatattgcttttaaaggaAAGCCTATTATTGTTTCTGAATTGAACGACTCTCTATAGTCTCTAGATTGATATTATATACCTATTTACTAGCTACGAGGCCGATAACAAGTTTATTGTCCTCAAAGACAGAAACTATTTTACGAGAAGCCGAATAGTCAGTGAATATGTATTCTATTATACCAAAGAACACTTTTTTTGACGGCTATGCAGAATTTCTTAATGATAACCAATTAGAGTTATCggactctgttctgaatatcatcgttaaGTTTAAATAACCACTAGatgatgaaataagacatatatctcaatagattttcatgttttaacgtAAATCAAATTAGGatgtgatatgaaaaacgaccagtactcacgtattttgagaatattatccgaacacttatactcccgttcgaaatttcacaggaactgaacaaatctcgtgATATTTCATTCGAgaacctctggatttattacaatttacatactttgcaacgataaagaaaacattccgaacacattcgcaggggtgcatGGGCAGATATCACGGAAACTATTTCACGGTTAGATAGGGTATCGTGTTTATTagttgtaattttacatagaaaatattcacagaggtataATAAACACGTATTTGTACTTTGAATTAATAAAGTGtcatacaaataaatgtttatagaaaatgaaagtataataaatatacagataTTTCACAGTCATATAAATACTCAGCTGTGCCTTTCGTATTGCGTTTCTTTCTATTTCTATGTGAGAGGACTGGGTGGTCGTGACTAGTTTTAGACAACATGAATAGTACTCTCCTTTAGTTAAGATGAAAAGCTATGTATAAAGCAcgggcacctgacgttataatttgttctcataataaaaataaatacccaaTATACTAGTAGGTATTGATCttattatgaaaaacaaattataacgGCATGTGTCTGTGGTATAAAGTTGTAGAAAAATAACCAATCTTTTAACCTTATTTACATCtatttggatttttctttttatactgatcattataaatattttatgaccGAAATTATCAATATGAAGATTTGCCATGatgtatatatagttttatGCTTTGAAGCAGCGACGTCGTTCCATAAAAATATATGGAAACATATTAAGTGCATTTCTGTATTAAGCAAAACACGATAAAATTATTACCACGCAGACGAATCTCAAATAAAGTTTAGAAATAAACTTCTGAAACCTATAGATCACGAGGACAAATTTTCAGAGtgggttttctcacaagcagtaaacccgcgagctacttTAAAAGCAAGAACTAGTTCCACCAAAAGAATATTAAGATACATGCcctgggctgcgttcaagatcgtagcagctTGTCTAGCTGCTAGGTCGTAGATAACTAGGTCTGTTGAACGGACCGCTAGGTTAGCCGCTAGGTctcagatttgaagttggaaatattcaactaaagactAATTTCATCGACATAATTTGTGAATTTCAAgcggaaatatacatgttaaatttcattataacttaaaggatgaacaaaatatcaataagtaAATGGATTTTATGTTTGTTACAAAGTGGTAACtaaggtggccatcttgaatttgatgctaaacataaaatatttaggctacgaatatctacgtAACGGCTAGGCTAGCTTTCCGTTCAACTacgtagcagctacgatcttggACGCAGTTGTATATATTAGGAGACTTATGGAGGGTGAGCAGCTCCAACACAAATTTGCACCTTTGATGCAACTTATATTAACCAGTTGTGGCCAGCGGCAGACCCACTGTCAGCTCGATCGGCGGTTGCATTAGTAAGAACGTCCGGGGTAAACTCTACCGGGATGTTTTCTCCTGACACTGTCATATCAAAATGATCTTATCCAACAGACATCGTTCCAATACATTTCTATTATAtaatgaatcattctttgagtattatgaggtgataatttcgatcaggggcgtggtcaaatcaataaagcactttaaaacaacattattttaaaaccactatttttaaatgtagcacatgctatgtattactacgtgGCGCAGCCAATAcggtttttcggttatgctataagatacgcccattttgtgtcactcatgttttatgaaattattgggtttaagggttcaaaattgattcgtaatgttatcacagaaaaagacagttgaaaatgtaaatatatagatataaaacaAACATCAACATTTCAATGAACGATTTATAAGGCACTCTTACACATTTAAGTTTCGGCAATTTATACCGATGGAAGCACTGCATGAGTTTTGACACAATCTAAACAAAACCGACATAAAGTGTAATAAAGGAACAGGAATTTAGCAAGCCATACTGGTTAAACAGTGGTTTGCTTTGATAAAGATCCAAATTTAACGTCAAATCAGTTTCTGaatccataaaaaaaataacaccaaACAATTGATTACTTAAAAAGTACTtctccaaatattttattgttctttATTATGATAGTAAGCTACAACTTGAGCAGGTGCGCCCCATGACTCAGCATTTGCACGCATTGCACCACTTTTTGGGTGGTGCACTGCAACAACTGGTGCAGGTGCACGCATCTCACCACTTTTTGGGTGGTGCACTGCAACAATTGGTGCAGGTGCACGCATCTCACCACTTTTTTGGTGGTGCACTGCAACAATTGGTGCAGGTGCACGCATCGCACCACTTTTTTGGTGGTGCACTGCAACAACTGGTGCAGGTGCACGCATCGCACCACTTTTTGGATGATGCACTGCAAAAATTGTAGATGGCGCAGCAACAACTGGGGCGTATGAAACTCCCTTAGATCGGGATGGTGCAGACTGAACTGGGGCGTATGACACTCCCTTAGATCGGGATGGTGCAGACTGAACTGGAACGTATCTGGCCATAGCAGGGGCGTAGTAATAGGTAGTTGCTGGACCACGTGGTCCTGGATATCCAGTGTATCCTCTGTCTCCTCGTCGTCCTTTGTATCCAGGATATCCCTGTTTTCCCGCAGGTCCGAACTCTCCGCGAGGTCCGACTGGTCCCCTTGCTCCTTCTGGACCGGGCTCTCCGACGGGTCCTGGTTCACCTACAGCGCCGTCCTGTCCCGGGGCCCCACCGCTACCTTGTATTCCTTGCATTCCGTTTGGTTTCATGAGACCGGCTGGTCCAGCTAGTCCAGGTTCTCCCGCTTCACCGGAATATCCGGGAAAACCTATTAAAAATGCAGGTATTGAAATTAATACATGCTATTGCATGAACATTCCTAACCATGGcatttatgtacatatgtagTTAATTTGATTAGAAATTACCTAggacaaaagaaaaaaaccccgctAAAACCCGAATTAGTTTTGCCTTTCCATTTCTATGTAATTGCATAAAAGCAGACTTTACCTTGAAAGCCGGTTTGACCGGGTTCTCCTGTGAGTCCCTTCTTCCCCTGAGGTCCGACTGGGCCCATGGGGCCTGGGGCTCCCTGGTAACCAACTGTACCCTGCTCACCAACTCGTCCCTGTGGCCCGGGGGCACCAGGGTCGCCAACCATACCCTGAGCTCCCTGCTCACCGATAGCTCCCTTAAGACCCGGATTACCTCGGGGCCCCTCGGGACCTGCCTCTCCTGGAAGTCCGGGTTGTCCCTGGGGACCTTAAACAAAGGGATGTACACATGTAACGATGAAACCGAAACGTATGATTtctcttacaaaaaaaataaggttTAGAATAATGTTGCACGGGTTgcttaaaaagttgtttttggTAGACTGCAAATGACCATGACCCAGACAACAAAGTCTATTTTCAAGTATGAAAAGATAAGGggaaattaaaatcaataatggTTTTATCTGGATTCATTCTAAACCAGAGACAAATTTTCTCCTTTTAAGAAAAACTTTTACAATGGCGGATCTAGGACATCGATTAAAATATgtgttgtgaaaattaaataatataataaattaatatgttaataatatttatcaaaaatatggtGACTTGCATGTATCACGTGAAAGTAGTGGGTATTTAAAATTTCCGAAAAAAAGTATTGTTAACATCCTGCTCGCGGATGAGGAatagggagggggggggggggtggggtagggGTAGAAGGGGGAGGGGGCAAAACCTTCCAAAATCAACAATGTACATCAGATAACAGATTAATTCCATAAAGACGGGAGATTtactaaaaatattaaactgatcatttttttaaattctaaatttcatCTCTGTGAGAACTCGGTGAGTTGGCTTACCTGTGAGTCCCGGGGATCCAATGGCTGTCGGTTGGGCGGAGAAGTACAGAACATGGCGTTTCGTGCGGTCATGGtcctctggaaaaaaaattaataagatgCATGAATttagtaaatgaaaaataaattttgtttatttagttTTTCCTGGAGTTGAGTTTTAAAATTCTCTATTCCATGCATGCAATCATTCGAGACAGAACCCGTTTTGATATTGTTGTTgcacatgtaa
The nucleotide sequence above comes from Magallana gigas chromosome 2, xbMagGiga1.1, whole genome shotgun sequence. Encoded proteins:
- the LOC105338923 gene encoding collagen alpha-1(I) chain isoform X1; amino-acid sequence: MNVCLLLALCCASVATVSANDIQDQIDKFAEDLFHVKEEIAKLKERVDSARLAEHEIPEDHDRTKRHVLYFSAQPTAIGSPGLTGPQGQPGLPGEAGPEGPRGNPGLKGAIGEQGAQGMVGDPGAPGPQGRVGEQGTVGYQGAPGPMGPVGPQGKKGLTGEPGQTGFQGFPGYSGEAGEPGLAGPAGLMKPNGMQGIQGSGGAPGQDGAVGEPGPVGEPGPEGARGPVGPRGEFGPAGKQGYPGYKGRRGDRGYTGYPGPRGPATTYYYAPAMARYVPVQSAPSRSKGVSYAPVQSAPSRSKGVSYAPVVAAPSTIFAVHHPKSGAMRAPAPVVAVHHQKSGAMRAPAPIVAVHHQKSGEMRAPAPIVAVHHPKSGEMRAPAPVVAVHHPKSGAMRANAESWGAPAQVVAYYHNKEQ
- the LOC105338923 gene encoding collagen alpha-1(I) chain isoform X3 — its product is MNVCLLLALCCASVATVSANDIQDQIDKFAEDLFHVKEEIAKLKERVDSARLAEHEIPEDHDRTKRHVLYFSAQPTAIGSPGLTGPQGQPGLPGEAGPEGPRGNPGLKGAIGEQGAQGMVGDPGAPGPQGRVGEQGTVGYQGAPGPMGPVGPQGKKGLTGEPGQTGFQGFPGYSGEAGEPGLAGPAGLMKPNGMQGIQGSGGAPGQDGAVGEPGPVGEPGPEGARGPVGPRGEFGPAGKQGYPGYKGRRGDRGYTGYPGPRGPATTYYYAPAMARYVPVQSAPSRSKGVSYAPVQSAPSRSKGVSYAPVVAAPSTIFAVHHPKSGAMRAPAPVVAVHHPKSGAMRANAESWGAPAQVVAYYHNKEQ
- the LOC105338923 gene encoding collagen alpha-1(I) chain isoform X2; translated protein: MNVCLLLALCCASVATVSANDIQDQIDKFAEDLFHVKEEIAKLKERVDSARLAEHEIPEDHDRTKRHVLYFSAQPTAIGSPGLTGPQGQPGLPGEAGPEGPRGNPGLKGAIGEQGAQGMVGDPGAPGPQGRVGEQGTVGYQGAPGPMGPVGPQGKKGLTGEPGQTGFQGFPGYSGEAGEPGLAGPAGLMKPNGMQGIQGSGGAPGQDGAVGEPGPVGEPGPEGARGPVGPRGEFGPAGKQGYPGYKGRRGDRGYTGYPGPRGPATTYYYAPAMARYVPVQSAPSRSKGVSYAPVQSAPSRSKGVSYAPVVAAPSTIFAVHHPKSGAMRAPAPIVAVHHPKSGEMRAPAPVVAVHHPKSGAMRANAESWGAPAQVVAYYHNKEQ